The Sphingobium aromaticiconvertens genome has a segment encoding these proteins:
- a CDS encoding potassium transporter Kup, whose protein sequence is MTDDKTSAHGTAPQGGLPLLALGALGVVFGDIGTSPLYALKESFVGHHPLAVDPLHIYGVLSLIFWTMTLIVTAKYVFIVMRADNHGEGGSMALLSLITRRLGQTRWSGTIAMLGVLATALFYGDAIITPAISVLSAVEGLTVVNSGMTPWVLPIAIVILVGLFVMQKHGTARMGALFGPVMIVYFLVLAVLGAANLMRHPEIIGIINPIWAVRFFSLDPRLAFLALGSVVLAVTGAEALYADMGHFGRKAISLSWLYAAFPCLMLNYMGQGALLLDNPAAAANPFFLLAPDWARLPLVVLATLATIIASQAVISGAFSVTQQAVQLGFLPRLKITHTSAKAAGQIYVPAVNWALLIMVILLVLGFKSSSNLAAAYGIAVTGTMVITACMMGVLTFAVWRWPPLLAGTVTGLFLVIDGAYFLSNATKIPDGGWFPLCVAAAVFIALTTWSRGRIIMNHYLAEGSMELDLFIQSTAERIKRVPGTAIFLSSTTQGVPPAMLHNVKHNKILHTRNIILTVVTDGVPHLPLHGRAITQDFGHGFYRLTLRHGFMEGVDIPAALKAVQDCGGPFTVMETSYFLSRQTLIPSERPGMAIWREKLFAWMIRNAESPMAFFKLPVNRVVELGSQVEI, encoded by the coding sequence ATGACCGATGACAAGACCTCGGCCCACGGCACTGCACCACAGGGCGGCCTGCCGCTGCTGGCGCTTGGTGCTCTGGGAGTCGTGTTCGGCGACATCGGCACCTCACCGCTTTATGCGCTGAAGGAAAGCTTCGTCGGCCATCATCCGCTGGCGGTCGATCCCCTGCACATCTATGGCGTACTCTCGCTCATATTCTGGACGATGACGCTGATTGTCACCGCCAAATATGTGTTCATCGTCATGCGCGCCGACAATCATGGCGAAGGGGGCAGCATGGCGCTGCTGTCTCTCATCACCCGCAGGTTGGGCCAGACACGATGGAGCGGGACGATCGCCATGCTGGGCGTGCTGGCGACCGCACTCTTTTATGGCGACGCGATCATCACCCCGGCCATCTCCGTTCTGTCGGCGGTCGAGGGGCTGACCGTGGTGAATAGCGGCATGACGCCCTGGGTACTCCCGATCGCCATTGTGATCCTCGTCGGCCTGTTCGTGATGCAAAAGCACGGCACGGCACGGATGGGCGCACTGTTCGGGCCGGTGATGATCGTCTATTTCCTGGTGCTCGCGGTACTCGGCGCGGCCAACCTGATGCGCCATCCAGAGATCATCGGCATCATCAATCCGATCTGGGCCGTGCGCTTCTTTTCGCTTGATCCACGCCTTGCCTTCCTGGCGCTCGGCTCGGTCGTTCTGGCGGTAACGGGGGCGGAAGCCCTCTATGCCGACATGGGCCATTTTGGGCGCAAGGCGATCAGCCTCTCCTGGCTGTACGCGGCGTTTCCCTGCCTGATGCTGAACTATATGGGACAGGGCGCGCTGCTGCTCGACAATCCGGCGGCGGCGGCCAATCCCTTCTTCCTGCTGGCCCCGGACTGGGCGCGCCTGCCACTGGTGGTCCTGGCCACGCTGGCGACGATCATCGCCAGTCAGGCGGTGATCTCCGGCGCTTTCTCGGTCACGCAACAGGCGGTGCAACTGGGGTTCCTGCCGCGCCTGAAAATCACCCACACCAGCGCGAAGGCCGCCGGGCAGATCTATGTGCCGGCCGTCAACTGGGCGCTGCTGATCATGGTCATCCTGCTGGTGCTGGGTTTCAAATCGTCCAGCAATCTGGCCGCCGCCTATGGCATCGCCGTCACGGGTACGATGGTCATCACCGCCTGCATGATGGGTGTACTGACCTTCGCGGTATGGCGCTGGCCGCCGCTGCTGGCGGGGACCGTCACCGGCCTGTTCCTGGTGATCGATGGCGCCTATTTCCTGTCCAACGCCACCAAGATTCCCGACGGCGGGTGGTTTCCTCTCTGCGTCGCTGCAGCCGTCTTTATCGCGCTGACGACCTGGTCGCGGGGGCGGATCATCATGAACCATTATCTGGCCGAAGGGTCGATGGAACTGGACCTGTTCATCCAGTCCACGGCAGAGCGGATCAAGCGGGTGCCGGGGACGGCGATCTTCCTTTCATCGACGACGCAGGGTGTGCCGCCCGCGATGCTGCACAACGTCAAGCACAACAAGATCCTGCATACCCGCAACATCATCCTGACCGTGGTGACGGATGGCGTGCCCCACCTGCCGCTCCATGGACGCGCCATCACGCAGGATTTCGGCCATGGCTTCTATCGCCTCACGCTGCGCCATGGCTTTATGGAGGGGGTCGATATTCCTGCCGCGCTCAAGGCCGTGCAAGATTGCGGCGGACCGTTCACGGTCATGGAAACCAGCTATTTCCTCAGCCGCCAGACGCTGATCCCGTCCGAACGACCGGGCATGGCGATCTGGCGCGAAAAGCTGTTCGCCTGGATGATCCGCAACGCGGAAAGTCCGATGGCTTTCTTCAAATTGCCGGTCAACCGAGTGGTCGAATTGGGGTCGCAGGTCGAAATTTAG
- a CDS encoding response regulator: protein MQFFKRNTDRPVGEGKDGDADTAGRRLRLLVVDENQTARTVIARRLSHLNHDVALAENGFVALNILITRPVDIILIDMGLILLPALATMKRIRESGLAPACAIVMITSRTDSASAVEALKAGADDHIVKPFDFDLLDARLRHVATRAEAVGAFSRQYAELDARVARRAMELGETREALTEMQRDRARLVSSIQALHDEIERLNAARA, encoded by the coding sequence ATGCAGTTTTTCAAACGGAATACGGACAGGCCGGTGGGTGAAGGCAAGGACGGCGATGCCGATACTGCCGGGCGGCGATTGCGCCTGCTGGTGGTCGATGAAAATCAGACCGCGCGGACGGTGATTGCGCGGCGTCTGTCGCACCTCAATCACGATGTCGCTCTGGCGGAAAACGGCTTCGTCGCGCTCAATATCCTCATCACGCGCCCCGTCGACATCATCCTGATCGACATGGGCCTGATCCTGCTGCCCGCGCTTGCGACGATGAAGCGCATCCGCGAATCGGGGCTGGCGCCGGCGTGCGCCATTGTCATGATCACGAGCCGGACCGACAGCGCATCAGCGGTCGAGGCGCTGAAGGCCGGAGCGGACGATCATATCGTCAAGCCGTTCGACTTCGACTTGCTGGATGCGCGCCTGCGCCATGTCGCCACCCGCGCTGAAGCGGTGGGGGCGTTCAGCCGTCAATATGCCGAGCTGGACGCTCGCGTTGCCCGGCGGGCCATGGAGTTGGGCGAAACGCGCGAAGCACTGACCGAGATGCAGCGGGATCGCGCACGGCTGGTCTCCTCGATTCAGGCGCTGCATGATGAGATCGAACGGCTGAACGCCGCACGCGCCTAA
- a CDS encoding zinc transporter ZntB, with amino-acid sequence MTRVFIHDGSKVCEVDLATYKALAQRPHFTWVQIDGQAEDARAVAGECGGIPDPALSALLAQETRPRCTIMGDGALVNLRGLSAVEDDSGDPLVSIRIWADDARVLSVSYRPIAALEPMIANMVAGKIGDPGDLIAGLAQEITEALNPDVAELGDGLDEIESALTDLGPAESRRRVSEIRATAISYRRFISPQRQALERLSVAETDWLHHDDRLHLQEAADRCARMAEELEAVRERSALAHEELTDLRAEHMNRQALIISVVALVFLPLTFVTGLLGMNVEGIPYATAPWAFWGVVGLCGAMSIGISGWFAATHWLKR; translated from the coding sequence ATGACACGCGTTTTCATCCATGACGGCAGCAAGGTCTGCGAGGTCGACCTGGCGACCTATAAGGCGCTGGCGCAGCGGCCACATTTCACTTGGGTCCAGATTGATGGTCAGGCGGAAGATGCGCGGGCGGTCGCGGGCGAATGTGGCGGCATTCCCGACCCCGCTCTATCGGCGCTGCTGGCACAGGAGACACGTCCCCGCTGTACGATCATGGGCGATGGCGCGCTGGTCAATCTGCGCGGCCTGAGCGCGGTGGAGGATGACAGCGGCGATCCGCTGGTGTCGATCCGTATCTGGGCCGACGATGCGCGCGTCCTGTCGGTCAGCTATCGCCCCATTGCCGCACTGGAGCCGATGATCGCGAACATGGTGGCGGGCAAGATCGGCGATCCGGGCGATCTGATCGCGGGACTGGCGCAGGAGATCACGGAGGCCCTCAACCCCGATGTCGCCGAACTGGGCGACGGACTGGATGAGATCGAAAGCGCGCTGACCGATCTGGGACCAGCCGAATCCAGGCGCCGGGTATCCGAAATCCGCGCGACTGCGATCAGTTATCGCCGCTTCATATCGCCACAGCGGCAGGCGCTGGAACGCCTGTCCGTCGCGGAAACGGACTGGCTGCATCACGATGACCGACTGCATCTTCAGGAAGCAGCGGACCGCTGTGCGCGCATGGCCGAAGAACTGGAGGCTGTGCGCGAGCGCTCCGCACTGGCGCATGAGGAGCTGACCGATCTGCGCGCCGAGCATATGAACCGGCAGGCGCTGATCATTTCGGTCGTGGCGCTGGTCTTCCTGCCGCTGACCTTCGTAACCGGCTTGCTGGGCATGAATGTGGAGGGAATCCCCTATGCCACGGCGCCATGGGCGTTCTGGGGCGTGGTGGGGCTATGTGGGGCTATGTCGATCGGCATTAGTGGCTGGTTCGCCGCGACCCACTGGCTGAAACGCTGA
- a CDS encoding precorrin-2 dehydrogenase/sirohydrochlorin ferrochelatase family protein, with amino-acid sequence MHSLPLFLRLAGRPVILIGAGEAADAKRRLLERAGAIVVAEESQAALAIVANGDEAAVARLRARGILVNAVDRPDLCDFTLPAIVERDPVLIAIGTGGASAGLAKIIRQRLEALLPARLGALATALYTARPAINARWPNAADRRRALDAALAQDGPLDPLRDEAADQVTSWLSGAADPASDRLIAITLASADPDDLTLRAARLLGEADRVYHHAAVPLAILDRARADAVRISAPAAPSEPGAGLSLWLTLTP; translated from the coding sequence ATGCACAGCCTGCCGCTCTTCCTGCGGTTGGCAGGGCGTCCGGTCATCCTGATCGGCGCGGGCGAGGCGGCGGATGCCAAACGACGCCTGCTGGAGCGCGCGGGCGCGATCGTGGTGGCGGAGGAGTCGCAGGCGGCACTCGCCATCGTCGCCAATGGCGACGAGGCGGCGGTGGCGCGGCTCAGGGCACGCGGCATATTGGTGAATGCCGTCGACCGCCCGGACCTGTGCGATTTCACCCTGCCCGCCATTGTCGAGCGTGATCCGGTGCTGATCGCCATTGGCACCGGCGGCGCATCGGCCGGTCTGGCGAAGATCATCCGGCAACGGCTGGAAGCGCTGTTGCCCGCGCGACTGGGTGCGCTGGCGACCGCGCTCTACACCGCCCGCCCCGCCATCAACGCGCGCTGGCCCAATGCCGCCGACCGTCGCCGCGCGCTCGACGCCGCGCTGGCGCAAGATGGACCGCTCGACCCCTTGCGCGATGAAGCCGCCGATCAGGTCACGTCCTGGCTTTCGGGCGCGGCCGATCCGGCCAGCGACCGGCTCATAGCCATCACACTCGCCTCCGCCGATCCCGATGATCTGACGCTGCGCGCCGCCCGGTTGCTGGGAGAGGCTGACCGCGTCTATCATCATGCTGCCGTGCCGCTCGCGATCCTCGATCGCGCCCGCGCCGACGCCGTCCGTATATCTGCCCCCGCCGCACCGTCCGAACCGGGTGCGGGCCTCTCGCTTTGGCTGACGCTTACTCCATGA
- the lysA gene encoding diaminopimelate decarboxylase, which translates to MDHFDYRDGAMHVEQVPLDTIADAVGTPVYVYSTATLTRHVTVFRDALGQIDNPLIAFAVKANPNAAVLATLAKLGLGADVVSGGELLRAVAAGIPANRIVFSGVGKTQDEMRLALDHGIFQFNLESEPEAEMLSAVALSMGKRAPVAYRINPDVDAGTHAKISTGKSENKFGIPYDRAIASYAAARDLPGLDVQGVAVHIGSQLTDLAPLEAAFVKVGVLVKALRAQGHDIRTADLGGGLGVPYDPAEPIPPSPAAYGAMVTRVTQGWNLRLLFEPGRVIVGNAGALLSRVIRVKQGASQPFVIVDAAMNDLLRPSLYDAWHDIRAVKPSGTRAAANVVGPVCETGDTFAMGRDLDVVQAGDLVAFMTAGAYGATMANTYNSRALTPEVLVSGNQWAVVRPRLPLETLIAGDSVPDWVNS; encoded by the coding sequence GTGGATCATTTCGACTATCGCGACGGGGCCATGCATGTCGAGCAGGTGCCCCTCGACACTATCGCCGACGCCGTCGGCACACCGGTCTATGTCTATTCGACCGCGACGCTGACCCGTCATGTCACGGTATTCCGTGATGCGCTGGGGCAGATCGACAATCCGCTGATCGCCTTTGCGGTCAAGGCCAATCCCAACGCCGCCGTGCTGGCGACGCTGGCGAAGCTGGGACTGGGCGCGGACGTTGTGTCGGGCGGCGAATTGCTGCGTGCGGTTGCGGCAGGCATCCCCGCCAACCGCATCGTCTTTTCCGGCGTCGGCAAAACGCAGGACGAGATGCGCCTCGCCCTCGACCACGGCATTTTCCAGTTCAATCTGGAAAGCGAGCCGGAGGCTGAGATGCTTTCCGCCGTGGCCCTGTCGATGGGCAAGCGCGCGCCCGTCGCCTATCGCATCAACCCGGATGTCGACGCGGGCACCCATGCCAAGATTTCGACCGGCAAGTCAGAGAACAAGTTCGGCATCCCCTACGACCGGGCGATTGCCTCCTACGCTGCCGCGCGCGACCTGCCTGGCCTCGACGTGCAGGGGGTCGCGGTTCATATCGGCAGTCAGCTAACCGACCTCGCCCCACTGGAGGCCGCCTTCGTGAAGGTCGGCGTACTGGTCAAAGCGTTGCGCGCGCAGGGCCATGACATCCGCACCGCCGATCTGGGCGGTGGCCTTGGCGTACCCTATGACCCGGCCGAACCTATACCCCCCAGCCCCGCCGCCTATGGCGCGATGGTGACGCGGGTGACGCAAGGTTGGAACCTGCGCCTGCTGTTTGAACCGGGCCGCGTGATCGTGGGCAATGCGGGCGCGCTGCTGTCGCGCGTTATCCGCGTGAAGCAAGGCGCTAGCCAGCCCTTCGTCATTGTCGACGCGGCGATGAACGACCTGCTGCGTCCCAGCCTCTACGATGCATGGCATGACATCCGTGCGGTGAAACCGTCGGGTACGCGAGCCGCCGCCAACGTGGTCGGGCCAGTATGCGAGACGGGCGACACCTTCGCCATGGGCCGCGATCTGGACGTGGTGCAGGCGGGCGATCTGGTCGCCTTCATGACGGCAGGCGCTTATGGTGCCACGATGGCGAACACCTATAACAGCCGTGCACTGACGCCAGAAGTGCTGGTGTCGGGCAACCAGTGGGCGGTGGTCCGTCCGCGCCTACCGCTGGAAACGCTGATCGCCGGCGATAGCGTGCCTGACTGGGTCAATAGCTGA
- the argH gene encoding argininosuccinate lyase gives MWGGRFAAGPASVMREINASIPFDQRLWKQDIAGSKAHVAMLGAQGIVSVEDAATITQGLDTIAAEYEADGVPVDLDLEDIHMVTESRLAQLIGPTAGRLHTARSRNDQVATDFRLWVRDAIDEVEAGLIGLQRALLTRAGELADSVMPGFTHLQSAQPVTLGHHLMAYYEMIRRDRSRFADARARLNECPLGAAALAGTGFPIDRHATAAALGFAKPTDNSLDSVSDRDFALDYLMAATQLSLHLSRLAEEFIIWASQPFGFVKLPDAYSTGSSIMPQKRNPDAAELVRGHSGRIMGCMTALCVTMKGLPLAYSKDMQDDKPPVFEAHDLLGLSIAAMTGMIDTVTFRTDRMRGLAESGFATATDLADWLVREGNIPFREAHHITGRAVAAAEEAGVPLPDLPLATLQAIDARIDARIFGVLTVDASVASRQSHGGTAPDQVRARIAQALIELDLAELEKRG, from the coding sequence ATGTGGGGCGGGCGTTTTGCCGCCGGACCGGCGTCGGTCATGCGCGAGATAAATGCCTCCATCCCGTTCGACCAGCGCCTGTGGAAGCAGGACATAGCGGGATCGAAAGCGCATGTCGCCATGCTTGGCGCGCAGGGAATCGTTTCCGTTGAAGACGCTGCAACGATCACGCAGGGGCTCGACACCATCGCCGCTGAATATGAAGCCGATGGCGTGCCCGTGGACCTCGACCTTGAGGATATCCACATGGTCACGGAGTCGCGCCTCGCGCAACTGATCGGCCCGACGGCGGGGCGACTGCACACCGCACGTTCACGCAACGATCAGGTCGCGACCGATTTTCGCCTCTGGGTCCGCGACGCGATCGACGAGGTGGAGGCGGGCCTGATCGGGCTGCAACGCGCGCTGCTGACCCGTGCGGGCGAACTGGCCGACAGCGTGATGCCGGGCTTCACCCATCTGCAATCCGCGCAGCCAGTAACGTTGGGCCATCACCTGATGGCCTATTATGAGATGATCCGGCGCGACCGCAGCCGCTTTGCCGATGCGCGCGCGCGCCTGAACGAATGTCCGCTGGGCGCCGCCGCGCTGGCGGGCACCGGCTTTCCGATCGACCGTCACGCGACGGCGGCGGCGCTGGGCTTCGCCAAGCCTACCGACAACAGCCTGGACAGCGTGTCCGATCGCGACTTCGCGCTCGACTATCTGATGGCGGCGACGCAATTGTCGCTGCACCTGTCGCGCTTGGCCGAAGAATTCATCATCTGGGCCAGCCAGCCCTTCGGCTTCGTCAAGCTGCCCGACGCCTATTCGACCGGCAGTTCGATCATGCCGCAAAAGCGCAATCCTGACGCCGCCGAGCTGGTACGCGGCCATTCGGGACGCATCATGGGCTGCATGACGGCGCTGTGCGTGACGATGAAGGGACTGCCGCTCGCCTATTCGAAGGACATGCAGGACGACAAGCCACCGGTGTTCGAGGCGCATGACCTGCTGGGCCTGTCGATCGCGGCGATGACCGGCATGATCGACACCGTGACTTTCCGCACGGACCGGATGCGCGGCCTTGCCGAAAGCGGCTTTGCCACCGCCACCGACCTTGCTGACTGGCTGGTGCGGGAGGGGAATATTCCCTTTCGTGAGGCGCATCATATCACTGGCCGCGCGGTCGCAGCGGCGGAAGAAGCGGGCGTGCCGTTGCCTGACCTGCCGCTCGCCACGCTACAGGCGATCGACGCACGGATCGACGCGCGTATCTTTGGCGTATTGACGGTGGATGCCTCGGTCGCCAGCCGCCAGAGCCATGGCGGCACCGCGCCCGATCAGGTACGGGCACGGATCGCGCAGGCCCTGATCGAACTGGATCTGGCCGAACTGGAGAAACGCGGATGA
- a CDS encoding TlpA disulfide reductase family protein, with protein sequence MTLLLTGGLAAMTLAGCDRQSPAPEQANASANKAISGEATSSEAHAGGQIKGDGGEFGHRVDRSKAGEKAPAFAFAAPDGTDTTLQDFAGRPMLVNLWATWCGPCVAEMPTLDAVAASQGPGGLAVITISQDSQGTKVIPAFFKKHDLPHLKGWLDPENQFGFHYATGQLPTSILYDASGKEVARIIGGMDWTSKEASALIAEAMKG encoded by the coding sequence ATGACACTGCTCCTGACCGGTGGCCTTGCGGCCATGACGCTGGCGGGATGCGATAGGCAATCACCGGCCCCGGAGCAAGCCAATGCGAGTGCCAATAAGGCCATCAGTGGGGAGGCGACAAGCAGCGAAGCGCACGCAGGCGGGCAGATAAAGGGCGATGGCGGCGAATTCGGCCATCGCGTTGACCGGTCAAAGGCGGGGGAGAAGGCCCCGGCCTTCGCCTTTGCGGCACCTGACGGGACGGACACGACGCTTCAGGATTTTGCCGGGCGTCCCATGTTGGTCAACCTCTGGGCGACGTGGTGCGGGCCATGCGTGGCGGAGATGCCGACGCTGGATGCGGTGGCGGCCAGCCAGGGGCCGGGCGGGCTGGCGGTCATCACCATCTCGCAGGACAGCCAGGGGACAAAAGTGATTCCGGCCTTTTTCAAAAAGCACGACCTGCCGCACCTCAAGGGCTGGCTGGACCCGGAAAATCAGTTCGGCTTCCACTATGCGACCGGCCAGTTGCCGACCAGTATCCTTTATGACGCCAGCGGCAAGGAAGTTGCGCGTATCATCGGCGGCATGGACTGGACAAGCAAAGAAGCCAGCGCATTGATTGCGGAAGCCATGAAAGGCTGA
- a CDS encoding TonB-dependent receptor: MNKRTAIKLSLIMASSWSACALAQAVPQVAPQVDEGAEIIVTGTRAVGTQAADSATPIQVLSEDAISRVGQPNLNQALTQIVPSFTAQTQGTDMSNFALSARLRGISPNHTLLMVNGKRRHGSSILQVIAGPFQGSAAPSLDLIPPDAVARVEILQEGAAAQYGTDAIAGVINLILKDQTDGGSLKVTGGQYYDSEGELWSISGNAGFKLGEDGFFNFTAFHRRQNHTTVGDGQVQITRPDGTLQPNVTQQWSNLAGDTLAGINGGQAKSELSILFYNMGYDFGGIEFYSFGDISRRVGYAYQGYRHPGRICTNTGGNIPGATATYDPSLCFGDTGVVGMVPQQKVVQDEYSITGGVKGEASGWNYDLGVTYGRDKNAIYTVDSANRSLYINTGFTPSSFYDGQFVLSQLTTTLDVRKEFDVGLGGPLNFAFGGEYRREKYGIGMGDEGSIYLEGGQSFPGYRESDVGNFTRHVKAGYIDVLVEPVEKWTIDLAGRYEDYSDFGDTLIGKINTRYDFSDAFAIRGTASTGFRAPTLAESNYSATNVSPTGAVLQLPPSSAAAGLLGFSALKPEKSTNFSAGIVVRPIPKLTLTVDGYYIKIKDRIAGTAQIRGLVNGVIQPGNPALGVPTGAQVLAAIAARGVPLDNVPNLGVATFTNGIDTRTMGVDVALRYPFDLGFGRLDLSLAGNYTKTKVTKNAIPGLFSAQSVSYIEDASPDYKIVWGGLFTSGRFTLNLRETFYGSSSLLVFPAISGTPAYTGVVKSTPITDLEVGYDFTDHVTFSLGANNLFDKRPEVPKLLAGYTIPAGVSPYVNGSGAYNSPYGHGPYGSSGGYYYARIDFKF, translated from the coding sequence ATGAACAAACGGACTGCTATCAAGCTGTCGCTCATCATGGCGTCGTCCTGGTCCGCCTGTGCGTTGGCGCAGGCGGTGCCGCAGGTTGCGCCGCAGGTTGATGAGGGCGCTGAAATCATCGTCACCGGCACCCGCGCCGTCGGCACCCAGGCCGCCGACAGCGCCACGCCGATCCAGGTGTTGAGCGAAGATGCGATCAGCCGCGTCGGCCAGCCCAACCTCAATCAGGCGCTGACGCAGATCGTCCCGTCCTTCACGGCCCAGACGCAGGGCACGGACATGTCGAATTTCGCGCTGTCCGCCCGGCTGCGCGGCATCAGTCCCAATCACACGCTGCTGATGGTCAATGGCAAGCGCCGCCACGGCTCCAGCATCCTTCAGGTCATCGCCGGCCCATTCCAGGGGTCGGCTGCGCCCAGCCTCGACCTCATTCCGCCCGATGCCGTGGCGCGCGTGGAAATCCTTCAGGAAGGCGCTGCCGCCCAATATGGCACCGACGCGATTGCAGGCGTCATCAACCTGATCCTGAAGGACCAGACCGATGGTGGATCGCTCAAGGTCACGGGCGGACAATATTATGACAGCGAAGGCGAGCTTTGGAGCATCAGCGGCAATGCCGGCTTCAAGCTGGGCGAGGACGGCTTTTTCAACTTCACCGCTTTCCACCGTCGACAGAACCACACGACTGTAGGTGACGGGCAGGTACAGATCACCCGCCCCGACGGCACATTGCAGCCCAATGTTACCCAGCAATGGTCGAACCTTGCCGGCGATACGCTGGCGGGCATCAACGGCGGGCAGGCCAAGTCGGAACTCTCCATCCTCTTCTATAATATGGGCTATGATTTCGGCGGGATCGAATTTTACAGCTTTGGCGATATTTCGCGGCGGGTTGGCTACGCCTATCAGGGCTACCGTCATCCCGGCCGTATCTGTACCAACACCGGCGGCAATATTCCCGGCGCGACGGCCACCTATGATCCCAGCCTCTGCTTTGGCGATACCGGCGTGGTCGGCATGGTGCCGCAGCAAAAGGTCGTGCAGGATGAATATTCGATCACCGGCGGCGTCAAGGGCGAGGCGTCGGGCTGGAACTATGATCTGGGCGTGACCTATGGCCGCGACAAGAATGCCATCTATACGGTCGATTCCGCTAACCGCTCGCTCTACATCAACACCGGTTTCACCCCCAGCAGCTTCTATGACGGCCAGTTTGTGCTGTCGCAGCTGACCACCACGCTTGACGTCCGCAAGGAATTTGATGTCGGTCTGGGCGGACCGCTCAACTTCGCCTTCGGCGGCGAATATCGGCGGGAGAAATACGGCATCGGGATGGGTGACGAAGGGTCGATCTATCTGGAAGGTGGCCAGTCCTTCCCCGGCTATCGCGAAAGCGACGTCGGCAATTTCACCCGCCATGTGAAGGCGGGCTATATCGATGTGCTCGTCGAGCCGGTTGAAAAGTGGACGATCGATCTGGCGGGACGTTACGAAGATTACAGCGATTTCGGCGATACGCTGATCGGCAAGATCAACACCCGCTATGACTTCTCTGACGCCTTCGCCATTCGCGGCACGGCCAGCACCGGCTTCCGCGCCCCGACACTGGCGGAATCCAACTATTCGGCGACCAACGTCAGCCCGACCGGCGCCGTCCTGCAATTGCCGCCTTCCTCCGCGGCGGCGGGCCTGCTGGGCTTCAGCGCATTGAAGCCTGAAAAGTCGACCAACTTCTCCGCCGGTATCGTGGTGCGACCCATCCCCAAGCTGACGCTGACGGTCGATGGCTACTATATCAAGATCAAGGACCGCATCGCCGGTACGGCGCAGATCCGCGGCCTGGTCAATGGCGTGATCCAGCCCGGCAATCCGGCGCTGGGCGTGCCGACCGGCGCACAGGTGCTCGCCGCGATCGCCGCGCGGGGCGTGCCGCTCGACAATGTGCCCAACCTTGGCGTCGCGACCTTCACCAACGGTATCGACACCCGCACGATGGGCGTCGATGTGGCGCTGCGTTATCCCTTCGACCTTGGTTTCGGGCGTCTGGATTTGTCGCTGGCGGGTAACTATACCAAGACGAAGGTGACGAAGAACGCCATCCCCGGCCTCTTCAGCGCCCAGTCGGTCAGCTATATCGAGGATGCCTCGCCCGACTATAAGATCGTCTGGGGTGGCCTGTTCACCAGCGGCCGGTTTACGCTGAACCTGCGTGAAACCTTCTATGGCAGCAGCAGCCTTCTGGTGTTCCCGGCGATCAGCGGTACGCCCGCTTACACCGGCGTCGTGAAGTCCACGCCGATCACCGATCTTGAGGTCGGCTATGACTTTACCGACCATGTGACCTTCTCGCTGGGTGCGAACAACCTGTTCGACAAGCGGCCCGAAGTGCCCAAGCTGTTGGCGGGCTATACGATCCCGGCAGGTGTCTCGCCCTATGTGAATGGTTCGGGCGCCTATAATTCGCCCTATGGCCATGGCCCTTACGGCTCGTCGGGTGGCTATTATTACGCCCGTATCGACTTCAAATTCTAA